One Vibrio penaeicida DNA segment encodes these proteins:
- the sapC gene encoding putrescine export ABC transporter permease SapC yields MLTNNVYQEERVPTQFEHFWNSYRSNTLAMFGLWCFIILLVITLLSPWLTPHDPQAQTANLRLPPSWNAEGTVEFFLGTDDLGRDILSRLIEGSQLTLGAGILITLIAGIIGCAIGILAGMTKGLISSTLNHLLDTVMSIPSLLLAIIFVAFLGFGEFNILLAICLALIPRFIRSVYVAVHNEVEKDYVIAARLDGARNVHLLWNSIFPNVLPVIAAEFTMALSVAILDITALGFLGLGAQAPSTEWGAILGDSVELIYSAPWTVTLPGLVIMFTIVVINLVGEGTRRALNAGTE; encoded by the coding sequence ATGCTGACAAATAATGTTTATCAGGAAGAACGCGTTCCTACACAGTTTGAGCATTTCTGGAATAGCTACCGGAGTAACACCTTGGCGATGTTTGGGCTTTGGTGCTTTATCATTTTGCTGGTTATTACGCTACTTTCACCGTGGTTAACACCCCATGATCCACAAGCTCAAACCGCTAATTTACGACTCCCCCCTTCTTGGAATGCTGAAGGTACCGTCGAGTTTTTCTTAGGAACAGATGATTTAGGAAGAGATATTCTTTCTCGGTTGATTGAAGGCTCTCAGCTCACTTTAGGTGCTGGGATTCTGATTACGTTAATCGCTGGCATTATCGGCTGTGCCATTGGTATTTTGGCAGGTATGACCAAAGGGTTAATATCCAGTACGTTAAACCACCTCCTCGACACGGTCATGTCCATTCCCTCACTCCTGCTCGCGATCATTTTCGTCGCCTTTTTAGGGTTTGGGGAATTCAATATTTTATTGGCGATTTGTTTAGCATTGATTCCTCGATTCATCCGTTCTGTCTATGTCGCTGTTCACAATGAAGTGGAAAAAGACTACGTCATTGCCGCACGTTTAGATGGAGCGAGAAACGTTCACCTGCTTTGGAACTCTATTTTTCCAAATGTATTACCCGTGATCGCCGCTGAATTCACTATGGCGTTGTCGGTTGCCATACTTGATATAACCGCATTAGGTTTTTTGGGGCTCGGCGCACAAGCCCCGAGTACAGAATGGGGTGCGATTCTTGGTGATTCGGTAGAGCTGATCTATTCCGCACCATGGACCGTCACCTTACCCGGCTTAGTGATCATGTTTACTATTGTTGTTATTAATCTAGTTGGTGAAGGAACCCGACGCGCATTAAATGCGGGGACAGAATAA
- a CDS encoding peptide ABC transporter ATP-binding protein — protein sequence MPLLDIRHLTIEIETPQGKVKAVDRMSLTMNEGEIRGLVGESGSGKSLVAKAVLGIAKDNMTVTADRLRLGSIDLLQLTPRERRRVIARDIAMIFQEPSTCLDPSERVGRQLAESIPRDSFEGRWWQSWKWRKKQAMALLHKVGIKDHKRIMRSYPYELTDGECQKIMIAMAIATKPRVLIADEPTNDLDPITQSQILRLLSRMNQVNNTTILLIGHDLTTITQWADRITVMYCGQSVESAATKQILNAPKHPYTVALLQAMPDFNDWIPHKSKLQSLPGSIPPLQHLPIGCRLGPRCPHAQRQCVEIPRTQKVKNHKFSCHFPLNMEKRT from the coding sequence ATGCCACTACTCGATATCAGACACCTAACAATAGAAATTGAGACGCCGCAAGGTAAAGTGAAAGCCGTGGATCGCATGAGCCTAACCATGAATGAGGGTGAAATTCGCGGTCTTGTAGGGGAATCTGGTTCCGGTAAAAGTTTGGTGGCGAAAGCGGTACTTGGTATTGCCAAAGACAACATGACTGTCACCGCAGACAGGCTTCGTTTAGGCAGCATCGATTTGCTGCAACTGACACCGCGAGAAAGAAGGCGCGTTATTGCTCGTGACATCGCCATGATTTTTCAGGAGCCTTCAACGTGTCTCGATCCCTCGGAACGAGTTGGACGTCAGTTAGCAGAGTCTATTCCACGTGACTCTTTCGAAGGTCGATGGTGGCAATCTTGGAAGTGGCGAAAAAAACAGGCCATGGCACTGCTCCACAAAGTAGGAATTAAAGATCATAAACGCATCATGCGCAGTTACCCCTACGAATTAACCGATGGGGAATGCCAGAAAATCATGATAGCAATGGCGATCGCGACCAAGCCAAGAGTACTAATAGCAGATGAGCCGACTAATGATTTAGATCCCATTACACAGTCCCAAATTCTAAGACTGCTCAGCCGAATGAATCAGGTAAATAACACCACGATTCTCCTCATTGGGCATGATCTGACGACCATTACACAATGGGCAGACAGAATCACCGTAATGTACTGTGGTCAGTCAGTGGAGTCTGCCGCAACAAAACAGATATTAAATGCTCCAAAGCACCCATATACCGTTGCTCTTTTGCAAGCCATGCCAGATTTCAATGATTGGATCCCACACAAGTCCAAATTACAATCTTTGCCGGGCTCAATTCCACCACTTCAACATTTACCTATTGGATGTCGCCTTGGTCCGCGCTGCCCTCACGCACAGCGCCAATGCGTTGAAATTCCGCGAACTCAAAAAGTCAAAAACCATAAGTTTAGCTGTCATTTCCCTCTGAATATGGAGAAACGTACATGA
- a CDS encoding peptide ABC transporter ATP-binding protein, with amino-acid sequence MSALLEVRDLRKTFISRSGLFSKKEQEAVKPVSFTLEAGQTLGFIGQNGSGKSTLAKMLAGVIEPTSGEIRVMGERLEHRDYATRCKLIRMIFQDPNTSLNPRLQIGTILEGPLKRNTNMSSEARKMRVKDTLIRVGLLPEHAYFYPQMLATGQKQRINLARALILQPSIIVADEALNGLDMAMRSQIINLLLELQDEMGVSFVYVSQHIGIIKHITDKIMVMHEGDVVESGSTHDVIANPSHQITQRLIESHFNKAPAH; translated from the coding sequence ATGAGCGCGTTGTTAGAAGTTCGTGACCTCAGAAAAACCTTTATCAGTCGCTCTGGTTTGTTCTCTAAAAAAGAACAAGAGGCAGTGAAGCCCGTAAGCTTCACTTTGGAAGCAGGACAAACGCTGGGCTTTATAGGTCAAAACGGTTCTGGGAAATCAACATTGGCTAAGATGTTAGCGGGTGTGATAGAACCGACTTCAGGAGAAATTCGCGTAATGGGAGAAAGGTTGGAGCACCGCGATTACGCCACGCGTTGCAAACTCATTCGCATGATTTTCCAAGATCCAAACACCTCTCTCAATCCTAGATTGCAGATCGGGACCATTCTCGAAGGTCCGTTGAAGCGAAATACGAACATGTCGTCAGAAGCTCGAAAGATGAGAGTGAAAGACACATTAATCCGTGTTGGCTTGCTACCTGAACATGCCTATTTTTACCCTCAAATGTTGGCTACTGGTCAGAAGCAGCGGATTAACCTTGCCCGTGCACTTATTCTTCAACCGTCTATAATTGTTGCTGATGAAGCTCTAAATGGTCTTGATATGGCCATGCGGTCTCAGATAATAAACTTACTATTAGAGTTGCAAGACGAAATGGGTGTGTCTTTTGTTTATGTGTCGCAGCATATTGGCATAATCAAACACATCACCGATAAAATAATGGTGATGCATGAAGGGGATGTAGTCGAATCGGGATCGACTCATGACGTGATTGCCAACCCATCTCACCAGATTACGCAACGTTTGATAGAAAGCCATTTCAATAAAGCTCCCGCACATTAG
- a CDS encoding DUF2927 domain-containing protein — translation MSKSTKFASYLIGFLVLFSYPIYSYSQTSHRWLDTAYLEEAFYEVALKNEYDSEKQNVRKWREPIKIFIEHKVPDEDIHTELAQMHIKHLSYLTNHPISLTNDLEEANIIWVYTRLSIWEDDIVRVLGKPSLQHSGKAICMANFKTDVGGELIRGGIIIPVDQARSKGKLLGCVVEEITQLLGLPNDSDKVYPSIFNDASPEDLLSPLDGLLLKILYHPSLKVGMSREEAEPIVKQIIADFKNDGTLESAIREVRKGELYPLMGF, via the coding sequence ATGTCGAAAAGCACAAAATTTGCGTCTTATCTCATCGGCTTTTTGGTGCTTTTCTCTTACCCAATTTATTCATATTCGCAAACCAGTCATCGCTGGTTAGACACCGCTTATCTAGAAGAAGCGTTTTACGAAGTTGCATTAAAAAACGAATACGACTCTGAAAAACAGAACGTTAGAAAATGGCGAGAGCCTATAAAGATTTTTATTGAGCATAAAGTACCGGATGAAGACATTCATACGGAGCTTGCACAAATGCATATAAAGCACCTCTCCTATCTCACGAATCACCCAATAAGCCTGACGAATGACTTAGAAGAAGCCAATATTATTTGGGTTTATACACGTTTAAGTATTTGGGAAGACGATATCGTCAGAGTGCTGGGAAAACCGTCATTACAGCATTCCGGCAAAGCCATCTGTATGGCGAATTTTAAAACCGATGTAGGTGGAGAACTGATTAGAGGTGGAATAATTATTCCCGTTGATCAAGCGCGTTCTAAAGGGAAACTGCTCGGCTGTGTGGTTGAAGAAATCACACAGCTACTCGGGTTACCAAACGACTCTGATAAGGTATACCCTTCAATTTTTAACGATGCGTCGCCAGAGGATTTGCTTTCCCCTCTTGATGGATTACTGCTAAAAATCCTCTACCACCCTTCTCTAAAAGTAGGTATGAGCAGAGAAGAAGCAGAGCCTATCGTGAAGCAGATTATCGCTGATTTCAAAAACGACGGTACGTTAGAAAGCGCTATTCGCGAAGTTAGGAAAGGAGAATTATACCCGCTTATGGGGTTTTAA
- a CDS encoding DUF2750 domain-containing protein, translated as MSKQLDQEQIDTINRYDTEKRLKYCVKEVVANREIWILTDEHGCVMLNTEDEDCVPVWPNKEFAQAWANGDWEECKPEPISLNKWHSRWTHGLADDELSVVVFPNENEEGVILFPDEFDFELKKQANKK; from the coding sequence ATGTCTAAGCAACTTGACCAAGAACAAATTGACACCATTAATCGTTACGATACTGAAAAGCGCCTGAAATACTGTGTGAAAGAGGTCGTAGCGAACAGAGAGATCTGGATTCTGACTGATGAGCATGGTTGTGTCATGCTAAACACTGAGGACGAGGATTGTGTACCAGTTTGGCCAAACAAGGAGTTTGCTCAAGCATGGGCGAATGGTGATTGGGAAGAATGTAAGCCAGAGCCTATTTCTTTGAATAAATGGCACAGCAGATGGACACATGGCTTAGCGGATGACGAACTTTCTGTGGTTGTTTTTCCAAATGAAAATGAAGAAGGGGTGATTTTATTCCCCGATGAATTTGATTTTGAATTGAAGAAGCAAGCGAACAAAAAATAG